The following nucleotide sequence is from Bacteroidota bacterium.
CTTATTTCAGGAATATCTTGTTTGGCAATTATTTATGGCAAAAAACAAGTTCCACACCATTTGTTGAATCTGCTATAATTCCATTTGAGGTCACTATTAGAGGAAAACTTTTGGGAAAAATTGACCTGACTGTAAGGCATAAACCAAGTGGAGAGGCTGGTCAACATAATTATACAACCTCGATTTCTTGGGGAATTCTTGGCGAAACAATTAAGAAGGCTTCCCTTACGGGATCTCGCCTGGAATTGTATTCTCCTAAGGGCAGAAGCAAAACCTTCCAGATTATAATTATCTAGTTGAAAGATCAAAAATATTGTTAATAACTTTTTGATTTTATGTTTATAATCAGGCGATTTGTTATTTATCTTTGGACTGAAGTTGTCCAAAATGAATTTAGAAAATACCTTCGGAGATACTCTCAGAAAACTTAGAGAGGATAAACAACTTACATTAAGAGAAGTTGCTGTTAAATTAGGGATCGATACATCGATGCTTGGTAAAATTGAAAAGAATAGCAGAAAGCCTACAAAAAATTTTATTGAGAAAATTTCAATAATCTTTAATGTTAGCAGCAAAAAGCTAACAATTGCATTTTTAAGTGATGCAGTGGTTTACCAAGTCTTGGAGGAAGAAGTCGCACAAGAAGTCTTAAAAGTGGCGGAGAAGAAAGTAAAGTATTTAAAAACGAGAAAACTTCTTGAAAAATGAAACTTATTACAGAAGCAACGGAAGAGAAATTGAGAGGTGGTTTTTACACACCGGAACCAATTGCAAAATTTATTCTTCAATGGGGAATTAATGGTAGTGAAGACTATGACATTCTTGAACCAAGCTGTGGTGATGGTGTTTTTATAGAACAAATGAAAAAATTAGATATTCGATATAATTCCATTACTGCTGTTGAACTAAATGAAACAGAAGCAGAGAAAGCGGAGTCTATCCAATTATTCAACAAACAAATAATAAATGACGATTTTCATACATTCTGCAATAACACATTAAAACGGTTTGATCTCATAGTAGGAAATCCACCGTATATCCGTTACCAGTTCTTTGATGCAAAACAACAGATTGAGGCTGAAGACATTTTTATAAAAGCAGGCTTGACATATTCCCGACTGACAAATGC
It contains:
- a CDS encoding helix-turn-helix transcriptional regulator, whose amino-acid sequence is MNLENTFGDTLRKLREDKQLTLREVAVKLGIDTSMLGKIEKNSRKPTKNFIEKISIIFNVSSKKLTIAFLSDAVVYQVLEEEVAQEVLKVAEKKVKYLKTRKLLEK